The nucleotide sequence GCCGTTGGTCATACTGGAGGGGTTTTCGGCGGGCGTGCCCTGCGTGGCCACGGACGTCGGGGCCTGTCGGGAGTTGATCTTTGGGCGCACACCCGAAGACAAGGCGCTGGGCCGGGCGGGTCTGCTCACGAAAATCTGTTCGCCGTTGGACACGGCGGACGCGTTGCTGCAGGTGATCTCCGACCCCGAAAATCTCGTGCGCATGGGCGAGGCGGGGCGGACGCGGGTGGAGCGCTACTACCGGCAGGACGACATCATGGACATCTATCGTCGCTATTACACGGATACGGCCTGGGCGGGACCGGATGCGCCCGATGGTCCCTATGCGGATCGTGCGCCAACCTCTGACACCGCCACCTGATGGCCGGAATCGGATTCAGACTCATCCGGCTGCTCGACAAGCAGAGTTACACCGGAGCGATGCAGGCCTACGGGTATGCCGCGCTGGTCGGCAGCGGCCCGTGGGTGTTGTCCATGATGACGCTGGGGCTGCTCGGCGTGGCGTTGCGGGCGACGCAGGCGGAGGCGGAGCTGGATCAGTTTTTCGTCGCGGTGACCCATGTCTTCGCTTTCACCCTGATCGCCACGGGACCGCTGCAGATGATCCTCTCCCGCTACGCGGCGGACCGGGCGTTTGCCCGGGAGGAGTCGCGCGTATTCCCCTCCTACCTCGGGGCGTTGATCGTGGTGATGGGAGGCGGGGGAATCATCGGGGCGGGCTTCTTCCTGGGCGGCGTGCCGGGGCCGCTGCTGTTTCGCTACGCGGCGATGGCGCTGGTCATGGTGGTGTCGGCCATCTGGATATCGACGGTCTATATATCGGCGGTGAAGGACTACGGGGCGGTGGTGCGCTGTTTTGCCATCGGCTATGCGGTGAGTTTTGGCGGGGTGTGGCTGGGGGGGCGTGGATTCGGGCTCTCCGGCATGATGATCGGATTTCTCCTCGGGCAAATCGTGCTGTTGATGACGTTGTTTCGGGTGATATTCTCCGAGTTTGGCGCGCGGGCGGGCCCGAGTTTCGAATTCTGGGGTTACTTCATGAAGCACCGGATACTGGCGCTGTGCGGACTGGTTTACAATCTGGGCATCTGGATCGACAAACCGTTGCACTGGTGGCTGTCGACGGATGGAGCGCAGGTGGCCGGTTTGATGTGGGCGGCCCCGTTGTATGACGAGGCGGTTTACCTGAGTTTTTTGTCGGTGGCGCCGGGCATGGCGGTGTTTCTGTTGTCGGTGGAGACCAGCTTTGCGCTGCACTACGAACGCTTCTTCCGCCAGGTGACGGGCAAGGCCACATTGTCCGAGCTGCGTGCCTCGAAGCATGCGATGATTGGGGCGCTGCAGGATGGGTTAACGAAAATGCTGAAGTTTCAAGGCGGGGTCACGTTGCTGTTGGTGTTGAGCGCGGAACCCCTGTTGGCAGGACTCGGACTGGGGGCGGTGCAGACGCATATCTTTCAGATGACCCTGGTGGGGGTGTTCCTGTTGGTGGTGCTGTTGGCGCTGCTGACCGTGCTGTTCTACCTCGATCGACTGAAGGAGGCGCTGGTGGCGTGCAGTTTGCTGGCCGTCTGCAACGCGTGGGGCACGGTCCTGGCGTTGTGGGCCGATGAGCGGTGGTATGGTTTGGGGTTTACGGTGGGAACCGCGGTGGCCGTGGTCTACGCCACGCATCAGGCCAATCACTGGCTGAGCCGGCTGGACTACGAAACGTTTTCGGCGCAGCCGCTGTATAGTTGAAATGGCGCGCCGGCAGCGAGCAGTGCGACCCTCGCCGCCGGTGCCGGAAAGATGTTTCCTCCTGCAAGTGTATTACGCTTGAACGGATGAATGGTGCCAGACCTGCTAGGTGAACACCCTATGCAGCACGGCAAACTACTACTGATCGACGACGATCGACTGCAGGCGCAAATCGTGCGTCAGCAGTTGAACAGCTTCCGGAGCTCGGTCTTTGAGTTCGAATGGGCCTCGACTTACGAAGAGGGTCTGGAGCGACTGTTGAGTGAGGAGCACACCGCTTGTTTGCTGGACTTCCAATTGGGACCGCGGGACGGGTTGGCGCTGATTCGGGAGGCGAGGGAGAAGGAGTGTGCGGTGCCCATTATTTTCCTCACGGCGGATTCGTCGCCGGACATTGACATCGAAGCCATGAATGCGGGCGCCCTGGACTACTTGGTCAAAGGGGAAATCTCGCCGGCCATGCTCGAACGGTCTTTGCGTTACGCCCTTAAACTGAGCGAAACCCTGGCGGAATTGAAGCGATTGGCGACGCGCGATGCGCTGACGGGATTGCTCAATCGTCGCGAGTTCAACCGCCTCCTGGCCGAGGAATCGGAACGTTCCCATCGCTTTGGCCGCCCTTTTTCCCTGGTGTTGCTCGACATCGATCGGTTCAAGTCGATCAACGACCGATACGGGCATCCGGCTGGCGATAGCGTGCTGCGCGAAACGGCGGAGCGCTTGCAGGGACTTATGCGCAAGGTGGACCGGTTGGCGCGGTTCGGTGGCGAGGAAATCGTCGCACTGCTCGTCGAACTTGATCAGGAACAGGCCCACGATGTCGCCGAGCGGATGTTGGAGGCCATTCGCTCCACCCCGTATGCGGTCGAGGGACAGGCCGCCGGCATCTCCGTCACGACCAGCGCCGGCGTCGCGGCCATGCCCGGCAAGATCTCCACCGCCAAGGAACTGTTATCCGCGGCGGACGACGCCCTTTACCGCGCCAAACGGGGTGGCCGTGACCGGGTCGAGTCGGCCTGAGACGAGAAACGTCTACGCGGAAGCGGGCGCGGCATCGGCCGTTGGCGGTGCAATCGACTCGATGTCCTCGGGCAGTTCCAGCACTTCGGCATGATCAGTGGGAATCTCGCTCGGCATGGGATAGGATTTCACAAAATCGGCGAAGTCCACGATTTCGAAGCGACCGTCCAAGTGCTCCACGATGGCGGTGAGTGACTCCACCCAATCGCCGCTGTTCAGGTAGTGAACGTCACCAAACATTTTGTCGGCCGCGGTGTGAATGTGACCGCACATCACGCCCATGCAGTCGCGGGATCGGGCGAGCTCGACGATGTGTTCCTCGAAGTTGGACACGTGGCTCACGGCCCGTTTGACACGGGCCTTCACGGCCTTGCTGAGCGAATAATAGTCCTTGCCGCGCCAGGTGCGCCACCGGTTGTAGAGGCGGTTGATGCGCATGAGCAGGCGGTAGCCCCAGTCGCCGAGATAGGCCAGAAACACGAAATTTTTGGTGACGGTATCGAAAACATCGCCGTGCAAAACGAAGTAGTTTCCGCGCGGCGTGGTGTGCACGTAGTCTTCCACGATCTGCAGATTTTCGAACGCGATGGGCAGGAATTTAGCCAACACGTCGTCGTGGTTGCCGCGCAGGTAGATGACCTCGGTGTTTTTCTTTTCCAGTTTCTTAAGGATCAACCGGATGAAGCGCGTGTGGCTCTTGGGCCAGTGGCCGGTTTTTTTCAGCCGCCAGCCGTCGATGATATCGCCGTTGAGAATGATCTTCTCACAGCGGGTGTATTTGAGGAAGTGGTTAACTTCGTGAACCTTGCAGTCGTCCGTCCCCAAGTGAACGTCCGAGATGATAACCGTCCTCACGCGTAGCGGTTTTGGTGTCATGAGCGGTGCGACCCTAGCAGAATTACAGGCTCCTTGCCTAGAGGGGGGAAGTGAACGTTACCGAATCGTTACGGCGTTGAGGGAACCAGGATACGCAGGCTGCGGGGACGCACCTCGATGTCGACGACGGTGCCGGTGGCATGGACCTCGCCGTCGGTATGGATCGGGCCGGCGGCCGGCCTCTCGATACGGAAGTGCGATCCGGTCAAACGGGCCACATGTCGGCTGCGATCGATGCTGCCGCGAAAAAGGCGAAAGGCCAGGGGCAGAGCCGTGAAAGTGTTCACACGTTTCAATACCGTGAGATTGAGCAGGCCGTCGTCGACCTGCGCGCCGGGAGCGATGAAGCAGTCGTTGCCGTATTGGTCGGAGTTGGCCACCGCCACGATGAAGGCGTCGGTGCTCAACTCGGACTGGCCGTTGCGAATCACGTAGTGATTGGGCTGATACGAGGCCCACGCCCGCAGACCGGTGCGCACGTAGGCGGCGAGTCCGCGGCGGGTGAGCTGATTGAAGCGGGAGCTGATTTCGGCGTCGAACCCGAGGCCCATGGCATTGAAAAACGGGATGCCATTGACGGAGCCGGTATCAATTTCGCGGATGCGCCCGCGCAGCAAAGTGGCGTAGGCGCCGCGGCCGGGGTCCGGCACGCCCAGATGACGGCCGAGTCCGTTGCCGGAACCACACGGAATCAGTCCCAAAGCGGCGGGAGCCCCGACGAGCGCCGCCGCCACCTCGTTGAGGGTGCCGTCGCCGCCGATGGCGACGATGAGACCGCAGCCGCGGTCGACCGCGGCGCGGGCGAGATCGGTGGCGTGGCGGGGGCGTTCGGTGAGCTCCACCGTGGCATCGAGCTGGTGTTCCTTGATGAAACCGCGGGTGCGTTCCAGCAGGTAGGGATTCCGCCGGTTGTGACCGGAATGCGGATTGAAAATAAAGCAGATCGGAGTCTGTCGTGGATCGAACGCAGTGCTCATGCGGGCGGAGAAAAGGCTGCGACACTCAGCAGGTCGCGCTCAAGTCCGTCAATCACGTCGTCCCAAGGGATGGTCTCGGCGGTGCCGCGGGCCGCCGCGCCGAGGCGTTGGCGCCGGGCCGGGTCCATGGCGAGGTTTTCGGCGGCGGCGAGAAAAATGGCGGCTTTGTCGAAGGGCACCAAACAGCCATTTCGATCGAGGTGCAGATACCGCGCGGCGGCGGCGTAGTCGTAGGCGACCACCGGCAGTCCGGACGCCATGGCTTCGAGGACGACGTTGCCGAAGGTCTCCGTGAGGCTGGGGTAGAGGAACAAGTCGCCCGAAGCATAGGCCTGCGCCAGCGCGCCGCGTTCGAGAAAACCGGTAAAAATGGCCCACGGGTAGCGTTGGCGGAGTTTTTTGCGCAGGGGACCGTCGCTCACGATGACGAAGCGGGCCCGGGGATCGCGGGCGCGGATCGACGCGAAGCAGCGGAACAGCAGGTCGTAGTTTTTTTCGGCGGCGAGGCGGCTCACATGCACCACGACCAAATCGTCCGGTCCGGCCCCCCAGGACGCCCGCAGGGCCGTCGAACGGTGCGCGGGGTCGAATACCTTGGTGTTCACCCCCCGGGAGAGCAGACGCACATCGTTGAAGCCGTCGCGGGTGAGCTCGGCGTTGAGGTCCGGGCTGGGCGACAAGGTGATGCGCGTGCGATTGTGGAAGTGGCGCAGGTAGGCGAGCACCGGCCGCGTCAACCACGCGAAGCCGTAGTGCTCGCTGTATTGGTGGAAGTTGGTGTGGAAGCTGGAACTCACGGGAATGCCCAGTTTGCCCGCCGCGAGGAGAGCGGCGTAACCGAGCGGGCCTTCGGTGGCGATATGCACCAGGTCGGGACGTTGGGCGCGCCACGCTTTGAGCAACCGACCTCGCACGGGCAGCCCGAAGCGCAGGAAGGTGTAGCCGGGAATGGGCAGGCTGGGGTGACGGATCTCGGCGTAGGCGTGGGGCGAGGGCGCGGTCGCGAGTTCCTCGCGTTGACGCGGGCGGTGCACATCGACGCGGTGACCGCGGTCGGTTAATCCTTCGGCGACATGACCCAGCGTCATGGCGACACCGTTTATCTCGGGCGGGAACGTTTCGGTGACGAGGGCGAGATGCAAAACTGATCGTGGTTGCAACCTGCCACTCTCCCGGGGGCGAGGCGAAAACGTCACCAACGTTTGGATATCACGTCCTTGTAACAATCGGACCCGCCACTCCTACTGTTGCGATCATGGCCCGTTTTCCTCCCTTGCATGTGCTGACCGGCCCCACGGCGGTGGGGAAAACCGAGCTGGCTTTGCGCTGGGCGGAGACGCACGACGCCGAAATCGTGTCGTGTGATTCGCTCCTGTTTTACCGGGGCATGGATATCGGCACGGCCAAACCGACGCGGGAGGAATTGGCGCGAGTGCCGCACCATTTGATCGATATCTGTGCGCCTCGGGAGGCCATGAATATCGCGCGTTATGTGATGGAGGCCCAAGCCGTGGTGGCGGCTATCGTGGCCCGCGGCCGACAGGTCCTGATCACGGGAGGCAGTGGGTTTTACTTGAAGGCATTTTTCGGACCGGTGGCCGACGACGTGGCAGTCCCTCCGGAGTTGCGAGCCGAACTCAATTCCCGCTACGAATCGGACGGCTTGGCCGCGATGGTGGTCCAGTTGCGTTCCCTCAACCCGGATGGGCTCGGATCATTGGATGTGGCCAATCCCCGTCGCGTGATGCGGGCCTTGGAGCGCTGTCGGGCGAGTGGCCGCACCTTGGATCAATTGCGGGCCGCTTTTGCGGCGCAACCGGGTCCCTTTGCCGACTACGAGGTGCGTTGCGTGCGATTGACGCGTGAGCCGACGGAGCTCCATGCGCGAATCGATCAACGCATCGAGGCCATGTTGACGGCCGAGTTGGTGGAGGAAGTGCGCGGGTTGCTGGCGCAGGGATTGCGCGACAATCCCAGCGGAGCGCGCTCGATCGGCTACCGGGAAACCATCGCGATGCTTGAAGGCGCTTTGCCGGAATCTGCTCTCCCGAGCGAGATCGCGCGCAACACGCGCGCGCTGGTGCGCAAACAACGCACGTGGTTTCGCACGCAATTGCCGCCCCACCGCGAAGTCCCGGCCGCCACGGCGGACGCCGCGACGCTGTTTTGTTAGCGGGGACGACGCAGCAGGCCGCGTGGTAGCTGGAGAGGTCGGGTGGTTTCGTCGAAACCGCCGGATTCAGTCACCGCGCTGTGGGGGGGGGAGCGGATCGCGGGGAAGGCGCTACCGCGATCAGATCTGCTGCCATTGAGAGGAGACTACTCCAACTCGATGGAATAACGAGCGAGGGAACTGCCTTCGAGGCGAGCCAGGTCGGCTTGGGCGACGCGCAGAGCGACGGCGGCCTGAAGCTCGTTGACGCGGGCGGTGTCGAGATCCTCCTGGGCTTCCTGCACGCGGCGGAAGGTGGACAAACCGGCATCGAAGCGGGCTTTTTCCAAATCAAACTGATCCTGACTGAGCTGGGTCGCGAGTTGGCTGATGCGGAGGCTCTCGGCGTTGGTTTGCACGGAGCGGATGGCGGCGCGCACATCGACCATGATGCTTTGTTCGAGCTGGACGAGGCGGGTCTCTTCGCGGCCGAGAGCGGCGACGGCTTGCGCGTGGCGGGCTTTCTCGGCGCGGAATCCCCACGGGACGATCAATTGCAGATCGACTTGCCAAGAGTAGCCGTCGCCGTTCCAGACGTTGCTGGTGGAGTCACCGGCGTTGCCGTCGATGCTGTTGAGTCCTACATCGGCTCCGAGATCGAGGGTGGCTTTGCGGCTGTTTTTGGCGGTGCGTTCGTCGAGCCGAAGCTGTTCGACGGAAAGGGCGGTGGAGGCGTAGTCCGGCCGGTTGGTGCGGGCGAGTTGGTAGGAGCGGTCGAACGACACGGACGGCACGGAGATTTCGCCGAGTTCGATGGGGCCCAGGGGTTGGTCGAGTTCGAACCGGCTGATGAGTGCCTTGAGGGCGTCTTCGCGGTCGCTGACGGTCTGTTGGGCGAGCAGGACGTTGCGATTGGCGTTGGCCACGCCGACCTGAGCTTGGAGCACGTCGAGATCGGTGGCGACGCCGGTTTCGCGTTTGGCCTCGTTTTCGTTGAGGAGTTCCTGGGCCACATTGAGGCTGAACTCGCGCACGGCGAGTTGTTGGCGGGCAAAGGCGAGATTGAAATAGGCGGCTTCGACGTTGCGCACGACATCGAGCACGGCGGATTTGAAGTCGAGATCAGCGCGTTCGACGCCCAGACGGGCGCGGGCAATCGCGGCTTGGTTGATGGATTTACCGAAGCCGCGGAGCAGGGGTTGGCTGACCGAGAGGGAGACGTCGCTGTTGTAAGCGGGATTGAGCAGAGCATTGCGCGAGTTGCTCTTGCTCCGGCGGAGGTTGGCTCCGGCCTCCACCGTGGCTCCAGTCACGATTTTTTGGGAGACACCGGCGCGGATGTTGCCGGTATCGGACCGCGGACCGACGCTGGTCACACCGTCGAGGGTGCTGCTGGGTTGAGCCTGTTGGGTGACACCCGTGCTGGCGGTCACCTGAAACCGGGGATCGTAGTCCGCATCGGCCACGTCCACGGCGGCGGCGGCCGTTTCGGACGAGAAGCGTTGAATCTCCAGGGAGAAGTTTTGGTCCAGCGCTTGGGCGACCACTTCCTCGAGCGTGAGCACGGGTAATGAAGCCGGGGCGGTGTCCTGGGCGAAGGAAACGGTGGCGAGGGTGAGCGCGAGGGCGACGGGACGAATCAAGCGGGACATTTTTTAATAGGAGGAATCTAAGGGAAATACACGTGACGTCTCAGAAAGTCGCGGGTTTTTCTGCCGAGGCAGATTTTGCAAAAAAATGAGTGCGGTCGGACGATGGGCAAGGAGCACAGAATCCGGCGGGAGGCGAATGGCTTTCGGATGGACGGTTTGAATCAATGGATGGGCGGGCCCAATAAAAACGGCGCGCTCCATCGAGGAGTCGCGCCGTGGCAAAAACAGAGGTAAGAAACGGAGGTTATTCCTCGATGCTCGGATCGGTTTCGATGCCGAGCTCTTTCATGACGAGAGCCTGGATCGCCCCGGTGGCGGTCGAGGTGCCGTTGAAGGAGGCGAGCTGGTCGCGAAGCTCCTCGAAGCGGGGGTTGCTTTCATCGGTCACGGGCGCGGTTTTGGCCGCTGCGTAGGTGATGAGGCCTTCGTTGCCCGAAATCACCATTTCGGATACCTCACCGGCCTTGAGACTTTCGAGGCTGTTGCTGGCCGCGTAAGGAAAGTCCTGGGGCGGCTCACGACGCGAGAAGTCGCTGTAGGTCTCGGTTTTGATGGTCGCACCGGCGGTGGAGGTCAGGTTTTCGACGGCATCGGCGAAGGGCGTGCCGGCGGCGACGGCGGTCTGAAGTGTTTGGCGCAGGGACTGGCCGAGGGCGACGAAGCTCTGGCGTTTCTCATTTTCCACGAAGTCGGCGCGGACGGCATCGGCGACGTTGATGTAGAGTGAAGGTGCCGGAGGGATGGAGGATTTCCAAATCATGACCACGGCGCCGGCGGCGGTCGGAATGGCATCGGACACGGTGCGCGAGGCGGAGAGATTGAAGGCGGC is from Synoicihabitans lomoniglobus and encodes:
- the pelG gene encoding exopolysaccharide Pel transporter PelG, which codes for MAGIGFRLIRLLDKQSYTGAMQAYGYAALVGSGPWVLSMMTLGLLGVALRATQAEAELDQFFVAVTHVFAFTLIATGPLQMILSRYAADRAFAREESRVFPSYLGALIVVMGGGGIIGAGFFLGGVPGPLLFRYAAMALVMVVSAIWISTVYISAVKDYGAVVRCFAIGYAVSFGGVWLGGRGFGLSGMMIGFLLGQIVLLMTLFRVIFSEFGARAGPSFEFWGYFMKHRILALCGLVYNLGIWIDKPLHWWLSTDGAQVAGLMWAAPLYDEAVYLSFLSVAPGMAVFLLSVETSFALHYERFFRQVTGKATLSELRASKHAMIGALQDGLTKMLKFQGGVTLLLVLSAEPLLAGLGLGAVQTHIFQMTLVGVFLLVVLLALLTVLFYLDRLKEALVACSLLAVCNAWGTVLALWADERWYGLGFTVGTAVAVVYATHQANHWLSRLDYETFSAQPLYS
- a CDS encoding diguanylate cyclase yields the protein MQHGKLLLIDDDRLQAQIVRQQLNSFRSSVFEFEWASTYEEGLERLLSEEHTACLLDFQLGPRDGLALIREAREKECAVPIIFLTADSSPDIDIEAMNAGALDYLVKGEISPAMLERSLRYALKLSETLAELKRLATRDALTGLLNRREFNRLLAEESERSHRFGRPFSLVLLDIDRFKSINDRYGHPAGDSVLRETAERLQGLMRKVDRLARFGGEEIVALLVELDQEQAHDVAERMLEAIRSTPYAVEGQAAGISVTTSAGVAAMPGKISTAKELLSAADDALYRAKRGGRDRVESA
- a CDS encoding UDP-2,3-diacylglucosamine diphosphatase; this encodes MTPKPLRVRTVIISDVHLGTDDCKVHEVNHFLKYTRCEKIILNGDIIDGWRLKKTGHWPKSHTRFIRLILKKLEKKNTEVIYLRGNHDDVLAKFLPIAFENLQIVEDYVHTTPRGNYFVLHGDVFDTVTKNFVFLAYLGDWGYRLLMRINRLYNRWRTWRGKDYYSLSKAVKARVKRAVSHVSNFEEHIVELARSRDCMGVMCGHIHTAADKMFGDVHYLNSGDWVESLTAIVEHLDGRFEIVDFADFVKSYPMPSEIPTDHAEVLELPEDIESIAPPTADAAPASA
- a CDS encoding diacylglycerol/lipid kinase family protein — protein: MSTAFDPRQTPICFIFNPHSGHNRRNPYLLERTRGFIKEHQLDATVELTERPRHATDLARAAVDRGCGLIVAIGGDGTLNEVAAALVGAPAALGLIPCGSGNGLGRHLGVPDPGRGAYATLLRGRIREIDTGSVNGIPFFNAMGLGFDAEISSRFNQLTRRGLAAYVRTGLRAWASYQPNHYVIRNGQSELSTDAFIVAVANSDQYGNDCFIAPGAQVDDGLLNLTVLKRVNTFTALPLAFRLFRGSIDRSRHVARLTGSHFRIERPAAGPIHTDGEVHATGTVVDIEVRPRSLRILVPSTP
- a CDS encoding glycosyltransferase family 4 protein, encoding MHLALVTETFPPEINGVAMTLGHVAEGLTDRGHRVDVHRPRQREELATAPSPHAYAEIRHPSLPIPGYTFLRFGLPVRGRLLKAWRAQRPDLVHIATEGPLGYAALLAAGKLGIPVSSSFHTNFHQYSEHYGFAWLTRPVLAYLRHFHNRTRITLSPSPDLNAELTRDGFNDVRLLSRGVNTKVFDPAHRSTALRASWGAGPDDLVVVHVSRLAAEKNYDLLFRCFASIRARDPRARFVIVSDGPLRKKLRQRYPWAIFTGFLERGALAQAYASGDLFLYPSLTETFGNVVLEAMASGLPVVAYDYAAAARYLHLDRNGCLVPFDKAAIFLAAAENLAMDPARRQRLGAAARGTAETIPWDDVIDGLERDLLSVAAFSPPA
- the miaA gene encoding tRNA (adenosine(37)-N6)-dimethylallyltransferase MiaA, which gives rise to MARFPPLHVLTGPTAVGKTELALRWAETHDAEIVSCDSLLFYRGMDIGTAKPTREELARVPHHLIDICAPREAMNIARYVMEAQAVVAAIVARGRQVLITGGSGFYLKAFFGPVADDVAVPPELRAELNSRYESDGLAAMVVQLRSLNPDGLGSLDVANPRRVMRALERCRASGRTLDQLRAAFAAQPGPFADYEVRCVRLTREPTELHARIDQRIEAMLTAELVEEVRGLLAQGLRDNPSGARSIGYRETIAMLEGALPESALPSEIARNTRALVRKQRTWFRTQLPPHREVPAATADAATLFC
- a CDS encoding TolC family protein, with amino-acid sequence MSRLIRPVALALTLATVSFAQDTAPASLPVLTLEEVVAQALDQNFSLEIQRFSSETAAAAVDVADADYDPRFQVTASTGVTQQAQPSSTLDGVTSVGPRSDTGNIRAGVSQKIVTGATVEAGANLRRSKSNSRNALLNPAYNSDVSLSVSQPLLRGFGKSINQAAIARARLGVERADLDFKSAVLDVVRNVEAAYFNLAFARQQLAVREFSLNVAQELLNENEAKRETGVATDLDVLQAQVGVANANRNVLLAQQTVSDREDALKALISRFELDQPLGPIELGEISVPSVSFDRSYQLARTNRPDYASTALSVEQLRLDERTAKNSRKATLDLGADVGLNSIDGNAGDSTSNVWNGDGYSWQVDLQLIVPWGFRAEKARHAQAVAALGREETRLVQLEQSIMVDVRAAIRSVQTNAESLRISQLATQLSQDQFDLEKARFDAGLSTFRRVQEAQEDLDTARVNELQAAVALRVAQADLARLEGSSLARYSIELE